The proteins below come from a single Tenuifilum thalassicum genomic window:
- a CDS encoding YccF domain-containing protein, whose protein sequence is MRILGNIIWLIFGGIVIALEYFISSFILIITIIGIPFGLQTLKLGILALWPFGTEIKSNPSSTGCLSTIMNILWILVGGIWISLSHLLFGILLAITIIGIPFAKQHFKLASLALTPFGKVPV, encoded by the coding sequence ATGAGAATACTTGGTAATATAATATGGCTTATTTTTGGTGGAATAGTCATTGCCCTTGAATATTTTATCTCAAGTTTTATTCTGATAATCACCATTATAGGAATACCTTTTGGCTTACAGACATTAAAACTTGGGATACTAGCGCTTTGGCCTTTTGGCACTGAGATAAAATCAAACCCCAGCTCCACAGGTTGCCTTTCTACCATCATGAATATTTTATGGATTCTGGTAGGAGGTATATGGATTAGCTTATCGCATTTGCTTTTTGGTATTTTACTGGCAATAACAATTATTGGCATTCCCTTTGCCAAACAGCATTTTAAGTTAGCCAGCTTGGCCCTTACTCCTTTTGGGAAGGTACCTGTTTAA
- the nfo gene encoding deoxyribonuclease IV has protein sequence MKFIGAHVSAAGGVENAPLNASKIGATGFALFTKNQRQWVAPPLTGKSIDAFKKNCDEFGYTPAQILPHDSYLINLGNPDKEALEKSRNAFFDEMLRCQQLSLDRLNFHPGSHLKKISEEECLKLIAESINMALERTQGVTAVIENTAGQGSNLGFTFEQIAFIIDLVEDKSRVGVCIDTCHAFAAGYDISTPEAFEKTFLHFDKVIGFKYLKGMHLNDSKKDLGSRVDRHENLGKGTLGLEPFQLIMSDSRFDGIPLILETPDDSLWPKEIKMLNEMQG, from the coding sequence ATGAAGTTTATTGGTGCACATGTTAGCGCAGCAGGTGGTGTTGAGAATGCACCCCTAAATGCGAGTAAAATTGGTGCAACAGGTTTTGCCCTGTTTACCAAGAATCAGCGTCAGTGGGTGGCTCCACCTTTGACTGGTAAAAGTATTGATGCTTTTAAAAAGAATTGCGATGAGTTCGGGTACACACCCGCACAAATACTACCTCACGATAGCTATTTGATAAATCTAGGGAATCCTGACAAGGAAGCATTAGAAAAATCGCGTAATGCTTTCTTTGATGAGATGCTTCGCTGCCAGCAGCTTAGCCTCGATAGGTTAAACTTCCATCCTGGCAGTCACTTAAAGAAGATTTCAGAGGAAGAGTGTTTAAAGCTAATTGCCGAATCAATTAACATGGCACTAGAGCGCACTCAAGGTGTTACTGCAGTGATTGAAAATACAGCGGGGCAGGGTAGTAACCTTGGTTTTACCTTTGAGCAAATTGCATTTATAATCGACCTTGTTGAGGATAAATCGCGTGTTGGCGTTTGTATTGACACTTGCCATGCATTTGCTGCAGGTTACGATATATCGACTCCCGAAGCTTTTGAAAAAACTTTTTTGCATTTCGATAAGGTCATTGGCTTTAAATATTTAAAGGGAATGCACCTAAACGACTCTAAGAAGGATTTGGGTAGCAGAGTCGATAGGCACGAGAATTTAGGAAAAGGAACGTTAGGCCTAGAACCTTTCCAGCTAATCATGTCCGATTCTCGATTCGATGGAATTCCTTTAATACTTGAAACTCCCGACGATTCGCTTTGGCCAAAGGAAATAAAAATGCTTAATGAAATGCAAGGTTAA
- a CDS encoding 6-pyruvoyl trahydropterin synthase family protein, protein MPKIRLTKEFRFEMAHALEGYDGLCKHMHGHSYIFTVTIIGEPINTPGHPKLGMVMDFGELKRIVNPLIVDRFDHAVAVMANTPTHKKLIEVGFNRIEALPFQPTCENLIYYFAEIISSKLPDSVKLHHLKLNETATSYAEWYASDNND, encoded by the coding sequence ATGCCAAAGATACGACTAACAAAGGAGTTCCGTTTTGAGATGGCACATGCGCTTGAAGGTTACGATGGACTTTGTAAGCACATGCATGGTCACTCATATATTTTCACCGTAACTATTATTGGGGAACCAATAAATACCCCTGGCCATCCAAAACTTGGAATGGTTATGGATTTTGGGGAGCTTAAACGTATTGTTAATCCGCTTATTGTTGACCGCTTTGACCATGCAGTTGCAGTTATGGCCAATACCCCCACTCACAAAAAGCTAATAGAGGTTGGTTTTAATAGAATTGAGGCATTGCCTTTCCAACCCACATGCGAAAATCTTATTTACTACTTTGCGGAAATTATATCAAGCAAGCTACCCGATTCGGTAAAGCTACATCATCTTAAACTGAATGAAACTGCCACCTCATATGCAGAGTGGTATGCTTCCGACAACAACGATTAG
- the polA gene encoding DNA polymerase I, producing MKKRLLLLDAYALIYRAYYAFINRPMRNSKGLNTSAIYGFIRATLDAIKKFEPTHVAVAFDVSGKTFRNDIYPEYKAQREETPEDIKTSVPIIKNLLEAFNIPIIEKEGFEADDIIGTIATKANPDEFEVIMMTPDKDYGQLLRDNVIMAKPARSGNDMEIVTAKEFCEKYDIQKPEQFIDILALWGDVSDNIKGVNKVGEKTAAKLISQYGSIDNLLQNIDKLSPSQKKNFEEARDLIPLNKKLVSIVTDIDLKLDIDNDLKVSPPKTEELIPLLEELEFRTLLKEFGASKRKEQGQYVQGSLFDMPANKPERPTFNLKTIDDFDVDYRIAKSRDDRAKLIDELKQCQEFAFDTETTGLDPISAELVGLSFAIKTNKAWWVSVPKNQDEAKSIVQEFAEVFANHNIGKIGQNIKFDMQVLLNYDIEIKGKLFDTMLAHYLLEPDARHNLDYLSEIYLNYKPISIEELIGKKGKSQGNMRNVDPELITRYACEDADLAYQLKQVLFEKLQGQGLTELYFKLEEPLIEVLTHMERNGVTLDSQSLKEYGEMLSKQLVELEKEIRNMAGVPDLNISSPKQLGEVLFDKLKIATDAKLTKTKQYSTNEEELQKYIDKHPIVSKILEFRGIKKLLSTYIETLPLLVNKKTGKIHTSFNQAVASTGRLSSNNPNLQNIPIRDENGREIRKAFIPSSEEHLLLSADYSQIELRLMAHMSNDQIMLEAFEKGEDIHAATAAKIFKVPLNEVTREQRSKAKTANFGMIYGISAFGLSQRLGISRTEAKELIDGYFDTYKGVKAYMDQCVAEARERGFVETIFGRKRFLPDINSNNQVVRGLAERNAINAPIQGSAADIIKMAMINVHREIISRKLKSKMIIQVHDELVFDVYKPELDEVKEVVKRCMEGAASLKVPLEVDMGIGNNWLEAH from the coding sequence ATGAAAAAACGCCTGCTACTCCTCGATGCCTACGCCCTTATATACAGAGCTTACTATGCTTTTATTAATCGGCCCATGCGAAATAGCAAGGGGCTAAATACTTCGGCCATTTATGGTTTTATTCGGGCTACGCTCGATGCCATAAAGAAATTTGAACCAACCCATGTGGCAGTAGCGTTTGATGTATCAGGAAAAACATTCCGAAACGACATTTATCCCGAATATAAAGCACAGCGAGAGGAAACACCCGAAGATATTAAAACTTCGGTTCCGATAATTAAAAACCTACTTGAAGCATTTAACATTCCAATTATTGAGAAAGAAGGTTTTGAAGCCGATGATATTATTGGCACGATTGCAACAAAGGCAAATCCCGATGAGTTTGAGGTGATAATGATGACACCCGACAAGGATTACGGCCAGCTCCTTCGTGATAACGTAATAATGGCTAAACCTGCTCGCAGCGGTAACGATATGGAAATAGTTACCGCAAAAGAGTTTTGTGAAAAGTATGACATACAAAAACCCGAACAATTTATTGATATCCTTGCATTGTGGGGAGATGTTTCTGATAATATCAAAGGTGTAAACAAGGTTGGGGAGAAAACTGCGGCCAAGCTAATCTCGCAATATGGCAGTATCGACAACTTACTCCAGAATATAGATAAGTTAAGCCCCTCGCAGAAAAAGAATTTTGAAGAGGCCCGCGACCTAATCCCACTTAACAAGAAACTGGTGAGTATAGTTACCGATATCGACTTAAAATTAGATATTGATAACGACTTAAAGGTTAGTCCACCCAAAACCGAAGAGCTAATTCCTCTGCTGGAAGAACTTGAATTTAGAACGCTACTAAAAGAGTTTGGAGCATCAAAGAGAAAAGAGCAAGGCCAATACGTTCAGGGCTCACTCTTTGACATGCCAGCAAATAAACCCGAAAGACCAACCTTCAACCTTAAAACCATTGATGACTTTGATGTAGACTATCGCATAGCAAAGAGCAGAGATGACCGCGCAAAGCTCATCGATGAGCTTAAACAATGCCAAGAGTTTGCATTTGACACCGAAACAACTGGGCTCGACCCAATCTCGGCTGAACTTGTAGGCCTATCGTTTGCTATTAAGACCAATAAAGCATGGTGGGTATCAGTACCCAAAAATCAGGACGAGGCAAAAAGCATCGTTCAGGAGTTTGCAGAGGTTTTTGCCAACCACAACATTGGTAAAATTGGACAAAACATTAAGTTCGACATGCAGGTTCTACTCAATTATGACATCGAAATAAAAGGGAAGCTTTTTGATACCATGCTTGCCCACTACCTGCTGGAACCCGATGCAAGGCATAATCTCGATTACCTTTCGGAAATCTACTTAAACTATAAACCCATTAGCATTGAGGAGCTAATTGGCAAAAAGGGGAAATCGCAAGGCAATATGCGTAACGTTGACCCTGAACTAATAACCCGTTATGCCTGCGAGGACGCCGATTTAGCCTATCAGCTTAAACAGGTACTTTTTGAAAAATTACAGGGACAAGGCCTAACGGAACTTTACTTTAAACTTGAAGAACCGCTAATTGAGGTTCTAACCCACATGGAACGAAATGGCGTTACTCTCGATTCCCAAAGCCTTAAGGAGTATGGTGAAATGCTCTCAAAGCAGCTGGTAGAGCTAGAGAAAGAAATTAGAAATATGGCTGGCGTCCCCGATTTGAATATCTCATCGCCAAAACAGCTCGGTGAGGTGCTTTTTGATAAGCTAAAAATTGCTACTGATGCCAAGCTAACCAAAACAAAACAGTATTCAACAAACGAGGAAGAACTTCAAAAATATATCGACAAGCACCCTATTGTTTCAAAAATTTTAGAATTTAGGGGGATTAAAAAACTTCTATCAACATATATAGAGACCCTACCCTTACTTGTAAACAAGAAAACTGGAAAAATTCACACCTCGTTTAACCAGGCAGTTGCCTCCACCGGTCGATTAAGTTCAAATAATCCGAATCTTCAAAACATTCCGATACGCGATGAAAATGGCCGTGAAATAAGAAAAGCATTTATTCCATCGTCAGAAGAACACCTACTACTATCGGCCGATTACTCTCAAATTGAGCTTCGGCTTATGGCCCACATGAGCAACGACCAAATAATGCTTGAGGCTTTTGAAAAGGGAGAGGATATTCATGCTGCAACTGCGGCAAAAATTTTCAAAGTTCCATTAAATGAGGTTACCCGCGAACAACGCAGCAAGGCCAAAACGGCAAACTTTGGCATGATATACGGCATCTCAGCCTTTGGCCTATCGCAACGGTTAGGCATCTCAAGAACCGAAGCCAAGGAGCTAATTGATGGCTACTTTGATACCTATAAGGGAGTTAAGGCCTACATGGACCAGTGTGTTGCAGAGGCCAGGGAACGCGGATTTGTTGAAACGATTTTTGGGCGGAAGCGTTTCCTTCCCGATATAAACTCGAACAATCAGGTTGTGCGAGGTCTTGCTGAACGAAACGCTATAAACGCACCAATTCAGGGCTCGGCTGCCGATATCATTAAGATGGCCATGATTAATGTTCACCGTGAGATTATCAGTAGAAAATTAAAATCAAAAATGATAATCCAGGTTCACGACGAACTCGTATTCGACGTTTATAAACCTGAACTTGATGAGGTAAAAGAAGTAGTAAAAAGGTGCATGGAAGGAGCCGCAAGTTTAAAAGTGCCGTTAGAGGTAGATATGGGAATAGGCAACAACTGGCTTGAAGCTCACTAA
- the dusB gene encoding tRNA dihydrouridine synthase DusB codes for MKIGDLDLGEKPVFLAPMEDVTDPSFRYMCKHFGADMMYTEFINADGLIRDAGSTVAKLNIFDYERPIGIQLYGHIIDSMVEAAKIATEANPDVIDINFGCPVKKIANRGAGSGMMRDVPKMVEMTRRIVEATHLPVTVKTRLGWDDQSKNIVEIAERLQDVGIKAITIHGRTRAQLYKGNADWTLIGEVKRNPRMHIPVIGNGDIDGPEKAKEMFDRYGVDGIMIGRATYGRPWIFAEVKHYLKKGELMKPLTTREKVDIARKHFEQSLKFKGLKTGMLEMRRHFSSYFKGLPHFKEIRLKLLTTLEPDEVHDLLNLIEERYGDYVVGSDVNPSPWADKQD; via the coding sequence ATGAAGATAGGAGATTTGGATTTAGGTGAGAAACCAGTTTTTCTTGCCCCCATGGAGGATGTTACTGATCCATCATTTCGGTATATGTGTAAGCACTTTGGTGCCGATATGATGTATACCGAGTTTATTAATGCCGATGGACTAATCCGAGATGCTGGTAGCACAGTAGCAAAACTTAATATTTTCGACTACGAAAGGCCAATAGGTATTCAGTTATACGGCCATATAATTGATAGCATGGTTGAGGCAGCAAAAATAGCTACCGAGGCCAATCCCGATGTAATCGATATTAATTTTGGTTGTCCTGTAAAAAAAATTGCAAATCGAGGTGCAGGATCTGGTATGATGCGCGATGTACCCAAAATGGTTGAAATGACTAGGCGAATTGTTGAGGCGACTCATCTACCTGTAACAGTTAAAACAAGGTTGGGTTGGGACGATCAAAGTAAAAATATAGTTGAGATAGCAGAACGGCTTCAGGATGTTGGAATCAAGGCAATTACTATTCATGGACGAACTCGCGCACAGCTTTATAAAGGTAATGCCGATTGGACTCTAATTGGCGAAGTAAAGAGGAATCCCAGAATGCATATTCCAGTAATAGGGAATGGCGATATTGATGGACCAGAAAAGGCCAAAGAGATGTTTGATCGCTATGGTGTGGATGGAATAATGATTGGCCGTGCAACCTATGGCCGTCCTTGGATTTTTGCCGAGGTGAAACATTACCTTAAAAAAGGCGAACTGATGAAACCTCTTACAACCCGGGAAAAGGTTGATATTGCTCGTAAACATTTTGAGCAGTCGCTTAAATTTAAAGGCCTTAAAACGGGAATGCTAGAAATGCGTCGCCATTTTTCATCATACTTTAAGGGACTTCCTCACTTTAAGGAGATTCGTTTAAAGCTTTTAACCACGCTTGAGCCCGACGAAGTGCACGATCTTCTAAATCTTATAGAAGAGCGTTATGGCGATTATGTGGTAGGATCTGATGTTAATCCATCGCCTTGGGCCGACAAACAGGATTAG
- a CDS encoding CPBP family intramembrane glutamic endopeptidase, whose product MKSGPFENTSPIAKLFILGILIIVSGLIFSALGLLLSSVLWGESGIQTALDLVGNKNINALKLLQIMQSIGIFILPAIAAAYLFSPNPWKFLGFNKTKGTIIGKTFIIVLVSLPAINLLASINELFPLSQWMIDMEEKAEQLTKAFLVTNSFGAFMVNILMVAILPAIGEELVFRGILQRGLIKITKSKWFGIILAAALFSFIHFQFKGFIPRFALGVAFGYLLEVTGSLWVPIAAHFFNNAIATIGYMLMGVGVADEKIEDFGGLDQIWPLGVASLVIVIVLLISIKRELIKNGRVLDIGNN is encoded by the coding sequence ATGAAATCAGGTCCATTTGAAAACACCTCTCCAATAGCCAAGCTTTTTATCTTGGGAATTCTTATAATAGTTTCAGGACTAATCTTTTCAGCATTGGGGCTTTTACTTTCAAGTGTATTATGGGGCGAATCAGGCATCCAAACAGCTTTAGACCTAGTAGGTAACAAAAACATTAATGCCTTAAAACTTTTGCAAATAATGCAAAGCATTGGAATTTTTATTTTGCCTGCAATTGCTGCCGCCTATCTTTTCTCCCCTAATCCATGGAAATTCCTAGGTTTTAATAAAACCAAAGGAACCATAATTGGTAAAACTTTCATCATTGTTTTGGTTTCGTTACCTGCCATTAACCTGCTAGCATCAATTAATGAGCTTTTCCCATTAAGTCAATGGATGATTGACATGGAAGAAAAGGCAGAGCAGCTAACCAAGGCGTTTTTGGTTACAAATAGCTTTGGGGCATTTATGGTGAATATACTTATGGTTGCCATCCTACCAGCCATTGGAGAGGAGTTAGTTTTTCGAGGAATTCTTCAACGAGGATTGATAAAAATAACCAAATCGAAATGGTTTGGAATAATACTAGCAGCTGCACTATTTAGCTTTATTCACTTCCAGTTTAAAGGATTTATACCACGGTTTGCCCTAGGTGTTGCTTTTGGTTATCTTTTAGAGGTTACTGGTAGTTTATGGGTTCCTATAGCAGCTCACTTTTTTAACAATGCCATTGCAACCATTGGTTATATGCTGATGGGAGTTGGTGTTGCTGATGAAAAAATTGAGGATTTCGGCGGATTAGATCAAATTTGGCCTCTTGGCGTTGCAAGTTTGGTAATTGTAATTGTTTTGTTAATCAGCATAAAGAGAGAGCTGATTAAGAATGGAAGAGTGCTAGATATTGGGAATAACTGA